In a single window of the Litorilituus sediminis genome:
- a CDS encoding Re/Si-specific NAD(P)(+) transhydrogenase subunit alpha, with protein MEIAIVKESQSGENRVAGSPKSIQGLIKLGFTVCVQKTAGNKASFKDQDYLDAGALLATKKAAWQADIVFKVNPPTLSEVEQMKDGAYLISFLAPAQSNELIAALQAKSITSLAMEMVPRMTRSQPMDALSSMANIAGYRAVIEASHHFGRFFTGQITAAGKMPPAKVMIIGAGVAGLAAIGTAGSLGAIVRAFDTRPEVKEQIESMGAEFLALDYQESEDTGSGDGYAKEMSKAFIEAEMALFSQQAKEVDIIITTAMIPGKPAPKLITAEMVASMKPGSVIVDLAAAGGGNCELTQPGKVVNCEGVKIIGYTDLVSRLASQSSELYANNLLNLAKLLCKEKDGQIAIDFDDVIIRNMTVVKGSDITFPPPPIQVSAAPTNPAKQKPEKVTSEQVMPEKAMPEKSKNISSFSFAKSLAIAVALLFYIWLLDKAPADFLTHFSVFVLACVIGYYVVWNVSHSLHTPLMSVTNAISGIIIVGALLQVSSDNWLVQVLATFATLIATINIVGGFKVTSRMLKMFRK; from the coding sequence ATGGAAATAGCAATCGTTAAAGAGTCTCAATCGGGAGAGAATAGAGTTGCGGGCTCGCCAAAATCGATACAAGGTTTAATCAAGCTTGGCTTTACTGTTTGTGTACAAAAAACGGCGGGTAATAAAGCCAGTTTCAAAGATCAAGATTATCTAGATGCGGGCGCTTTATTGGCTACCAAAAAGGCTGCATGGCAAGCGGATATAGTGTTTAAAGTTAATCCGCCAACCTTATCTGAAGTTGAGCAAATGAAAGACGGCGCTTATTTAATTAGCTTTTTAGCGCCTGCGCAATCGAATGAGCTTATCGCTGCGCTACAAGCAAAATCAATCACTAGCCTTGCCATGGAAATGGTGCCTCGAATGACCCGCTCACAACCTATGGATGCGTTGAGCTCTATGGCAAATATTGCCGGTTATCGCGCCGTTATTGAAGCATCTCATCATTTTGGTCGCTTTTTTACTGGTCAAATTACAGCGGCAGGGAAAATGCCGCCAGCTAAGGTGATGATTATTGGCGCTGGCGTTGCAGGCCTTGCCGCTATAGGTACGGCAGGAAGTTTAGGCGCAATAGTTAGAGCATTTGATACCCGCCCAGAAGTAAAAGAGCAAATTGAGAGTATGGGAGCTGAGTTTCTAGCGCTAGATTATCAAGAGAGTGAAGATACTGGTAGCGGTGATGGCTATGCAAAAGAAATGAGTAAAGCCTTTATTGAGGCTGAAATGGCGCTGTTTTCACAACAGGCAAAAGAAGTCGATATTATTATTACCACCGCCATGATACCGGGAAAACCAGCGCCAAAATTAATCACTGCCGAGATGGTGGCTTCAATGAAACCTGGCAGTGTTATTGTTGATTTAGCTGCGGCTGGCGGAGGCAACTGTGAGCTTACCCAGCCAGGTAAAGTTGTTAATTGTGAAGGCGTGAAAATTATTGGTTATACCGATTTGGTTTCACGTTTAGCTAGTCAGTCTTCCGAGTTATACGCTAATAATTTGCTTAACCTTGCTAAGTTATTGTGTAAAGAAAAAGATGGGCAGATAGCGATTGATTTTGATGATGTCATTATTCGCAATATGACTGTCGTAAAAGGTAGTGACATTACATTTCCACCGCCGCCTATTCAAGTAAGCGCTGCCCCAACTAACCCTGCAAAGCAAAAGCCTGAAAAAGTAACATCAGAACAGGTAATGCCAGAAAAAGCCATGCCAGAAAAAAGCAAAAATATCAGCAGCTTTAGTTTTGCTAAGTCTTTAGCTATCGCTGTGGCCCTGTTATTTTATATTTGGCTACTAGATAAAGCTCCTGCAGATTTTTTAACGCACTTTAGTGTTTTTGTTTTAGCCTGTGTTATTGGCTATTACGTTGTTTGGAATGTCTCACACTCGCTACATACGCCGTTAATGAGTGTGACTAACGCCATATCAGGCATCATTATTGTCGGAGCCTTGCTGCAAGTCAGCTCTGATAATTGGTTAGTACAAGTGTTGGCGACATTTGCTACCTTAATCGCAACCATTAACATAGTTGGCGGCTTTAAGGTAACAAGCCGTATGTTAAAAATGTTTAGAAAATAA
- the pntB gene encoding Re/Si-specific NAD(P)(+) transhydrogenase subunit beta, whose product MTLSVNIINGFYLIAALLFIFSLSGLSKQESAQRGNLFGMIGMGIALLATLADPRVSTVWLILVAMAIGAVIGLRLANKVEMTQMPELVAILHSFVGLAAVLVGYNSFLTSEHALVITTAQQTAFTIHLIEVFLGVFIGAVTFTGSVVAFAKLRGLISSSALMLPHRHKMNLAAGVVSLILLLIFVQSDGAMMALLLMTIIALAFGWHLVASIGGADMPVVVSMLNSYSGWAASAAGFMLNNNLLIITGALVGSSGAILSYIMCKAMNRSFISVIAGGFGTDVVVDENADYGDHREVNAESVAELLREAKSVIITPGYGMAVAQAQYPVYELSQQLIERGIRVRFAIHPVAGRLPGHMNVLLAEAKVPYDIVFGMDEINEDFAETDVVLVIGANDTVNPAAAEDPSSPIAGMPVLEVWQAKEVVVFKRSMNTGYAGVQNPLFYKENTQMLFGDAKESTEQIFRAL is encoded by the coding sequence ATGACATTATCTGTAAATATAATAAACGGCTTCTATCTTATTGCCGCCTTGTTATTTATTTTTAGTTTATCTGGTTTGAGTAAGCAAGAGTCTGCTCAGCGAGGTAACTTGTTTGGCATGATTGGCATGGGCATAGCGTTACTGGCAACATTAGCTGACCCAAGAGTGTCAACGGTATGGCTTATCTTAGTTGCTATGGCCATCGGGGCTGTTATTGGCTTACGCTTAGCGAATAAAGTAGAAATGACACAAATGCCAGAGCTTGTCGCTATATTGCATAGCTTTGTTGGGCTTGCCGCCGTACTTGTTGGTTACAATAGTTTTTTAACGAGTGAGCATGCCTTAGTCATAACCACAGCACAGCAGACTGCTTTTACCATTCATCTTATTGAAGTATTTCTTGGGGTATTTATTGGCGCGGTAACCTTTACTGGTTCAGTGGTTGCCTTTGCCAAGCTTCGCGGTCTTATTAGCTCAAGTGCCCTTATGTTACCGCATCGTCATAAGATGAATTTAGCCGCTGGTGTTGTTTCATTAATATTGTTACTGATATTTGTGCAAAGTGATGGTGCTATGATGGCACTCTTGTTGATGACAATAATTGCCTTAGCCTTTGGTTGGCATTTAGTTGCCTCAATAGGTGGAGCTGATATGCCTGTAGTGGTATCAATGCTTAATTCTTATTCTGGTTGGGCGGCATCAGCAGCTGGCTTTATGCTTAATAATAACTTACTTATTATTACCGGGGCTTTGGTTGGTTCGTCAGGGGCAATTCTGTCTTACATTATGTGTAAAGCAATGAACCGCTCATTTATCAGTGTTATAGCGGGTGGCTTTGGTACTGATGTTGTTGTTGATGAAAATGCTGATTATGGTGACCATAGAGAAGTTAATGCTGAATCTGTTGCGGAACTATTACGTGAGGCAAAATCAGTGATTATCACGCCTGGTTATGGCATGGCGGTAGCGCAAGCTCAATATCCTGTATATGAATTGAGTCAGCAGCTAATAGAGCGTGGCATAAGGGTTAGGTTTGCCATTCACCCTGTGGCAGGCCGTTTACCCGGGCACATGAATGTACTTCTTGCTGAGGCTAAGGTGCCTTATGACATTGTTTTCGGCATGGATGAAATAAACGAGGATTTTGCTGAAACTGATGTAGTACTTGTTATTGGCGCCAATGATACAGTAAACCCTGCAGCAGCTGAAGATCCATCAAGTCCAATAGCTGGTATGCCAGTACTTGAGGTTTGGCAAGCCAAAGAGGTTGTTGTGTTTAAACGTTCAATGAATACGGGTTATGCTGGCGTACAAAACCCACTTTTTTATAAAGAAAATACTCAGATGTTGTTTGGTGATGCCAAAGAGAGCACTGAGCAAATATTTAGAGCGCTTTAG
- a CDS encoding BlaI/MecI/CopY family transcriptional regulator, whose translation MVEISNAEFEVLDALWQSYPASASDIIERLNRKKSWHDKTVKTLLNRLVKKEAISFEKEQRRYLYSPLLERDTYTQKESISLVERLFSGKISPLVAGFAKHNELKKEDIAQLKDIISKWEQEHD comes from the coding sequence ATGGTCGAAATTAGTAATGCTGAGTTTGAAGTACTTGATGCGTTGTGGCAAAGCTATCCAGCAAGTGCCAGCGATATTATTGAGAGGTTAAATAGAAAAAAAAGCTGGCATGATAAAACGGTAAAAACCTTGTTGAATCGTTTAGTTAAGAAAGAAGCAATTAGCTTTGAAAAAGAACAACGACGATACCTCTATTCGCCACTACTAGAGCGAGATACATACACGCAAAAAGAAAGCATAAGCTTAGTAGAGCGTTTATTTAGTGGCAAAATTTCACCTTTAGTAGCGGGCTTTGCCAAACATAATGAATTAAAAAAAGAAGATATTGCCCAGTTGAAAGATATCATTTCAAAGTGGGAGCAAGAGCATGATTGA
- a CDS encoding TonB family protein, whose amino-acid sequence MIELIIELIYPLTIVLSLLLFGHSALLTKLGARQTYYFWLIVPLALLVYSCKLSFFSTSAQDEQLITTYLVAPKQVLQQGVALDWLMLIWLAGSLMIVGHGLLSYWCFQQNLQCSQVKEQVQVKLPNSLALYQSSHAHSPMLIGLFKQKLLIPEDFKVLYNQEQQTLILEHEICHFDRNDIYWNLLAYSFIALFWFHPLVWLAYFRFRRDQEISCDQTVLARKQTESRINYGKALLVAAETSPPLAFAQLSFKKYGAKNIMFERIKHIKTNKSYNGFSLAVVSLLSVSLLTSISYAGNLSAEQKVHANKKVALQPVIRIEPKYPTEAAEQGVEGSVVLKYNVDKSGKVTDVMVLKSVPEKVFDDSAKIALRQWQYDSGGVFHKDLLVQLDFVMSEDSVLASRDLLEKIKVSNH is encoded by the coding sequence ATGATTGAGTTAATTATTGAGTTAATTTATCCGTTAACTATTGTGCTTTCATTGCTGCTGTTTGGTCATTCTGCACTTTTGACTAAGCTTGGCGCAAGGCAAACGTATTATTTTTGGTTAATCGTACCATTGGCATTATTAGTTTATAGCTGCAAACTGAGTTTTTTTAGTACCTCAGCTCAAGATGAACAGTTAATCACTACCTATCTGGTTGCCCCTAAACAAGTATTACAACAAGGCGTAGCACTTGATTGGCTTATGCTAATCTGGCTTGCTGGCTCATTAATGATTGTTGGCCATGGGTTATTAAGTTATTGGTGCTTTCAGCAAAATTTACAATGTAGCCAAGTAAAAGAGCAGGTGCAGGTAAAACTACCTAACTCGCTTGCACTTTATCAAAGCTCTCATGCCCATAGCCCTATGCTTATTGGTCTATTTAAACAAAAGTTACTGATCCCAGAAGACTTCAAGGTATTGTATAACCAAGAGCAGCAAACCCTTATTTTAGAGCACGAAATTTGTCATTTTGATCGCAATGACATCTACTGGAATCTTCTCGCCTATAGTTTTATAGCGCTGTTTTGGTTCCACCCTTTGGTTTGGTTAGCGTATTTTCGCTTTAGACGAGACCAAGAAATTTCCTGTGATCAAACTGTTTTAGCGCGCAAACAAACAGAAAGCAGGATTAACTATGGCAAAGCATTGTTAGTGGCGGCTGAGACGTCACCACCACTAGCGTTTGCTCAATTATCCTTTAAAAAATACGGAGCTAAAAATATTATGTTTGAACGCATAAAACATATAAAAACGAACAAGAGCTATAATGGCTTTAGCTTGGCTGTTGTTAGCTTGTTATCGGTTTCTTTATTAACCAGTATCAGTTATGCCGGTAATTTATCCGCTGAGCAAAAGGTACACGCTAATAAAAAAGTAGCATTACAACCTGTTATCAGAATCGAACCTAAATACCCAACAGAAGCTGCTGAGCAAGGGGTAGAAGGCTCAGTTGTCTTGAAATATAACGTAGATAAAAGCGGCAAGGTTACTGATGTTATGGTATTAAAGTCAGTACCAGAAAAGGTTTTTGATGACTCTGCCAAAATTGCTTTACGTCAATGGCAGTATGACTCAGGCGGTGTCTTTCATAAGGACTTATTGGTTCAGCTTGATTTTGTTATGAGTGAAGATTCAGTCCTTGCCAGTCGAGATCTATTAGAGAAAATTAAGGTCTCTAATCACTAG
- a CDS encoding DEAD/DEAH box helicase, whose translation MSVDAIGLSAELLKAVKACGYKNLTPIQQQAIPVIKQGHDLLASAQTGTGKTAAFSLPLLDKIAGKKKAGQEGHTLQALILTPTRELAIQVADNISQYSQHLPIRSAAVYGGGKMAAQENKLKQGLDVLVATPGRLLEHLALRNVDLSQVKYLVLDEADRMLDMGFLADIEKLMVNIKHQHQTLMFSATFSERVKSLANTLLRTPKTISVAKQNTTSGKVKQAVYWVSEARKRELLSELIGVNNWQQVLVFAGTKESANILAKELKLDGIKAALCHGDKTQGARNKALEQFVSGQVRVLVATDVAARGLDIDNLPYVVNFHLPFLAEDYVHRVGRTGRAGKSGVAISLVSPKDEKFLENIEQLVGRKFERIIVPGYEFTRNEHEEYQQQAVKCASKNRYRATQEKNQAIAKKQAKKKAVQKNKTARANAKYNNKIKKKR comes from the coding sequence ATGAGTGTAGATGCAATAGGTTTATCGGCTGAATTATTAAAGGCGGTTAAAGCGTGTGGCTATAAAAATCTTACGCCTATCCAACAACAAGCAATCCCTGTAATCAAACAAGGTCATGACTTACTCGCCAGTGCCCAAACTGGTACAGGTAAGACGGCTGCTTTCTCTCTCCCGCTTTTAGATAAAATTGCCGGCAAAAAGAAAGCTGGTCAAGAAGGCCATACCTTGCAAGCGTTAATCTTAACGCCAACGCGAGAGCTTGCTATTCAAGTTGCTGATAATATTAGCCAATATAGTCAACACTTACCTATTCGAAGTGCTGCGGTTTATGGCGGCGGCAAAATGGCAGCGCAAGAAAACAAGTTAAAGCAAGGGCTGGATGTTTTAGTTGCTACACCTGGACGTTTGTTAGAGCATTTGGCTTTACGAAATGTCGATCTTTCTCAAGTGAAATATCTGGTATTAGATGAAGCGGATCGTATGCTTGATATGGGCTTTTTAGCTGACATAGAAAAGCTCATGGTGAATATTAAACATCAGCATCAGACCTTGATGTTCTCAGCGACTTTTTCTGAGCGTGTTAAATCACTGGCAAATACTTTATTACGCACGCCGAAAACAATTAGCGTCGCCAAGCAAAACACCACCTCGGGTAAAGTGAAGCAGGCGGTGTATTGGGTTAGTGAAGCAAGAAAGCGAGAGTTATTATCTGAGCTAATTGGTGTTAATAACTGGCAGCAAGTGTTGGTATTTGCCGGTACTAAGGAAAGCGCCAATATTTTAGCGAAAGAGCTAAAATTAGACGGTATTAAAGCGGCTTTATGTCATGGTGATAAAACACAAGGTGCTAGAAATAAAGCATTAGAGCAGTTTGTTTCTGGACAGGTACGTGTTCTTGTTGCGACAGATGTTGCTGCGCGTGGCCTAGATATTGATAACCTTCCTTATGTTGTTAATTTTCATTTGCCGTTTTTAGCGGAAGATTACGTTCATCGTGTTGGTCGTACTGGTAGAGCAGGTAAGTCTGGTGTTGCGATTTCGTTAGTAAGCCCTAAAGATGAAAAATTCTTAGAGAATATTGAGCAATTAGTAGGTCGAAAGTTTGAGCGTATTATCGTTCCGGGTTATGAATTTACTCGTAATGAGCATGAAGAATATCAGCAACAAGCAGTTAAATGCGCCAGTAAGAATCGTTATCGAGCTACACAAGAAAAAAATCAAGCGATAGCTAAAAAGCAAGCCAAGAAGAAGGCTGTGCAAAAAAATAAAACCGCTAGAGCGAATGCTAAATACAACAATAAAATTAAGAAGAAGCGTTAA